The proteins below come from a single Stigmatopora argus isolate UIUO_Sarg chromosome 11, RoL_Sarg_1.0, whole genome shotgun sequence genomic window:
- the six2a gene encoding homeobox protein SIX2a, with protein MSMLPTFGFTQEQVACVCEVLQQGGNIERLGRFLWSLPACEHLHKNESVLKAKAVVAFHRGNFRELYKILESHQFSAHNHPKLQQLWLKAHYIEAEKLRGRPLGAVGKYRVRRKFPLPRSIWDGEETSYCFKEKSRSVLREWYTHNPYPSPREKRELAEATGLTTTQVSNWFKNRRQRDRAAEAKERENNENSNNSNNNNSNSLTSSLNGTKTLLGSSDDDKTPAGTPDHHTSSSPTLLLGSGGGQLVPLHGLAPPPGPSAIPVPVGGGPGGGGNPVHHHHHHHHHHHPMHHDSILNPMSSNLVDLGS; from the exons ATGTCCATGCTGCCGACTTTCGGCTTCACGCAGGAGCAAGTGGCGTGCGTGTGCGAGGTGTTGCAGCAGGGCGGCAATATCGAGCGCCTGGGCCGCTTTTTGTGGTCCCTGCCGGCGTGCGAGCACCTCCACAAAAACGAGAGCGTGCTCAAAGCCAAGGCGGTGGTGGCCTTCCATCGAGGTAACTTCCGCGAACTCTACAAGATCCTGGAGAGCCACCAGTTCTCGGCGCACAACCACCCCAAGCTGCAGCAGCTGTGGCTCAAGGCGCACTACATCGAGGCGGAGAAGCTGCGCGGACGGCCGCTGGGCGCCGTCGGCAAGTACCGAGTGCGCCGGAAGTTCCCCCTGCCGCGCTCCATCTGGGACGGCGAGGAGACAAGCTACTGCTTCAAGGAAAAGAGTCGCAGCGTGCTGCGCGAGTGGTACACGCACAACCCTTACCCGTCCCCGCGGGAGAAGCGAGAGCTGGCCGAGGCCACGGGACTCACCACCACGCAGGTCAGCAATTGGTTCAAGAACCGGCGGCAGAGGGACCGCGCAGCTGAGGCCAAGGAGAG ggaaaacaatgaaaactcaaacaacagcaacaacaataaCAGCAATTCTCTGACTTCCTCCCTGAATGGAACTAAAACTCTTTTGGGAAGCTCAGACGACGACAAGACGCCGGCGGGCACACCCGATCACCACACGTCCTCGAGCCCGACGCTGCTACTCGGATCGGGCGGCGGTCAGCTGGTCCCCTTGCACGGCCTTGCTCCCCCGCCCGGGCCCAGCGCCATCCCGGTGCCTGTGGGCGGCGGGCCAGGAGGAGGCGGCAATCCGGtgcaccaccaccatcatcaccatcaccaccaccacccgaTGCACCACGACTCCATACTGAACCCTATGTCGTCAAATTTGGTGGACTTGGGCTCGTAG